The Mytilus galloprovincialis chromosome 2, xbMytGall1.hap1.1, whole genome shotgun sequence genome has a window encoding:
- the LOC143064001 gene encoding cyclin-dependent kinase 2-interacting protein-like, whose product MTNENESRFSPVKKHGQRNVKEHNKSGNLTGSERQIKDGVADVYNLIQKWKNANSDGMHIIDTIANIKLQHVYKENKDETLQDGSIPEELEAQCTSLLSIIQKMEKIVKKLSVTSAMFVGVMKLQQHLTDDLVLFQTWTPDIFVSTVKELTEMYREEYKLKQLIYKNICHAKDRNTMMFYTSSWLHQPYITDKSHVLLESLLLETGHK is encoded by the exons ATGACGAATGAAAATGAAAGTAGATTTTCACCAGTGAAGAAGCATGGCCAAA GGAATGTAAAAGAGCATAATAAAAGTGGAAATTTAACAGGAAGTGAGAGACAAATCAAAGATGGGGTAGCAGATGTGTACAATCTTATTCAAAAATGGAAGAATGCTAACTCAGATGGAATGCACATTATTGATACCATAGCTAATATTAAGCTGCAACATGT TTATAAGGAGAATAAAGATGAAACCCTACAAGATGGTAGTATACCTGAAGAACTAGAAGCACAGTGTACCTCACTGCTGAGTATAATTCAGAAAATG GAAAAAATTGTGAAGAAATTGTCTGTAACATCAGCTATGTTTGTGGGTGTGATGAAACTTCAGCAGCATCTTACGGATGATTTGGTTTTGTTTCAAACCTGGACTCCTGATATATTCG tttctaCAGTAAAAGAACTGACAGAAATGTATAGAGAGGAatataaactgaaacaactgatTTACAAGAACATTTGTCATGCAAAAGATCGTAATACCATGATGTTTTATACATCGTCGTGGTTACACCAACCTTACATCACAGATAAAAGTCATGTTTTGTTAGAAAGCTTGCTGTTAGAAACTGGACATAAATAA
- the LOC143064002 gene encoding ribokinase-like: MDVTVVGSCNMDLSTYAPRFPKPGETMIGHKYVVGFGGKGANQCVSAVRLGCKTAMVGKVGNDDNGNKTIDNFKSNGVTTDYMAVTDQSSTGIAAITIADTGENSIVIVPGANLLLTDVDVTALEDMIKGSKVVVCQLEVGLSATLETLKLARKHNVRCILNTAPAQSGLSNDFFVLSDILCANENEAEMMTGLPVSDVAQAEAAIDVLLGKGCQYAIITLGEKGTVFASQDNRKPTYIPATKVKAVDTTGAGDAFVGSLAFYLATRPDLTFENAIQRSSIIASISVQSPGTQYSYPWRKDLQPELFE, translated from the exons ATGGACGTGACAGTCGTCGGTAGTTGTAACATGGACCTCTCAAC CTATGCTCCAAGGTTTCCTAAGCCAGGAGAAACCATGATTGGGCATAAatatgttgttggttttggtGGGAAGGGTGCAAATCAGTGTGTGTCAGCAGTAAGACTTGGCTGTAAAACGGCAATGGTTGGAAAG GTTGGAAACGACGACAATGGAAACAAaacaattgataattttaagagtAACGGTGTAACAACTG ATTATATGGCAGTTACTGACCAATCAAGTACGGGTATAGCTGCTATTACCATTGCTGATACAG GCGAAAACTCGATTGTTATAGTACCAGGCGCCAATTTGTTACTGACTGATGTTGATGTGACGGCTTTAGAAGACATGATAAAAGGTTCAAAAGTAGTGGTATGTCAATTGGAAGTTGGACTGTCGGCTACATTAGAAACATTGAAACTTGCTCGAAAGCATAATG TCAGATGTATCTTAAACACAGCACCAGCACAGTCGGGTCTTTCAAACGATTTCTTTGTTTTGTCCGATATTTTGTGTGCAAATGAAAATGAG GCAGAAATGATGACAGGGTTACCAGTTTCTGATGTTGCGCAAGCTGAAGCAGCAATAGATGTGTTGTTAGGCAAAGGTTGTCAGTATGCTATTATAACATTAGGAGAGAAGGGTACGGTCTTTGCATCACAAGATAATAGAAAACCTACTTATATACCAGCAACAAAGGTCAAGGCAGTAGATACAACA gGAGCTGGAGATGCATTTGTAGGGTCCCTAGCATTCTATCTTGCAACCAGACCAGATTTAACATTCGAAAATGCAATTCAAAGAAGTAGTATTATTGCCTCCATAAGTGTTCAATCACCTGGTACACAGTATAGCTATCCATGGAGGAAGGATCTTCAACCAGAgctatttgaataa
- the LOC143062518 gene encoding uncharacterized protein LOC143062518, which yields MLRYMQKTWSYLVNEINAIDLLGYNKVADNTFPNIVPMTVGKSANQLPRNKSVWQMQMDDYNFIWNNYSAKGYRTFYAEDHPNIAMFDFNKAGFKKRPPGDYFNRPLSVAMEKNKNIWNSYHNCVHGRTEIDIVLNYLKDFTKMFQNKPHFSFTFITRLTHDSLDGAYKADKIYLKFFKDMFESDNLKNTVVFFFSDHGMRFGKIRETFVGKLEERLPMMLIVFPPWFLKKYPDINKNLRINARRLTTPFDIFATLEHILDFNGIDKKEI from the exons ATGCTTCGTTATATGCAGAAAACATGGTCGTATTTGGTAAATGAAATCAACGCCATAGATTTACTTGGCTATAATAAAGTTGCTGATAACACTTTTCCAAATATAGTACCGATGACTGTAGGAAAATCTGCCAATCAGTTACCAAGGAACAAATCAGTATGGCAGATGCAAATGGACGACTATAATTTTATATGGAATAATTATTCTGCAAAGGGATATAGAACGTTCTATGCTGAAGATCATCCTAATATAGcaatgtttgattttaataaagcTGGATTTAAAAAAAGACCTCCAGGAGATTACTTCAATAGGCCTTTAAGTGTTgctatggaaaaaaataaaaatatttggaattcTTATCACAATTGTGTACACGGGAGAACAGAAATTGATATAGTTCTGAACTATTTAAAGGATTTTACTAAGATGTTTCAGAATAAACCACATTTTTCTTTCACGTTCATCACAAGACTAACACATGATAGTCTCGATGGAGCATATAAAGCAGATAAAATATATCTCAAATTTTTCAAAGACATGTTTGAAAGTGATAACTTAAAAAATACAGTTGTATTCTTTTTCAGTGATCATGGCATGCGTTTTGGTAAAATTAGAGAAACATTTGTTGGAAAATTGGAAGAACGTCTTCCTATGATGTTGATTGTATTCCCCCCATGGTTCCTTAAAAAGTATCCagatattaacaaaaatttacgaatcAATGCTAGAAGACTTACAACTCCTTTTGATATATTTGCAACATTAGAACATATCTTAGATTTCAATGGAATTGATAAAAAGGAG ATTTAA